The genomic region TGGGCTATGTGGGGTGTGATGAGGTCGTCAGCAGCTGAAGAAAATCCTCTGGTCAGTGTCATTATTCCGACTTTTAACCGTTCCTCACAGGTTGTTGAAGCGGTGCAGTCGGTACTTGAGCAGACCTACCGGCCGCTGGAGATCATTGTTGTTGATGATGGTTCCACCGACGGGACCAGAGAGCATGTAGCGGCCTACAGTGATCGTTGTACCCTGCTCTCTTCCAAGGAAAATCGAGGAGTCAGTGCGGCCCGCAACCGTGGGATCCGTAAAAGCTGCGGTCAGTTTGTCGCTTTGCTGGATTCGGATGATCTCTGGCTGCCTGACAAGCTTGCCCACCAGATAGCTTTTTTCCGTCGCCATCCCCAGGCACTGATCTGCCAGACGGAAGAGATCTGGATGCGCCGGGGTGTGCGGGTCAATCCGCGTAAGATACACCGGAAGTACTCCGGTCATATTTTTTCCCGGTGTCTGCCGCTCTGTATTGTCAGTCCCTCGGCGGTGATGATCAAACGGGAGCTTTTCGATCTGGTTGGCCTGTTTGACGAGCAGCTGCCAGCTTGCGAAGATTATGATCTGTGGCTCAGAATTGCGGCACAGCACCCTATTTTTCTTGTTCGGCAGCCGTTGATTGTCAAGCGCGGCGGACATGAGGATCAACTCTCCCGTACGGTTTTGTTCCTTGATCGTTACCGGATTCAGTCCCTCTGCAAACTCTTGCAGGGCGCCAGGTTGACACCGGAACAGTGGTGGCAGGCAGCCGGCGAACTGCAAAAAAAAGCTGCAGTGTATTGCGGCGGGTGCCGGAAGCGGGGGAAAACTGACGAAGCTGATAGGGTGGATATGCTGGTAAACGCTGCTCTTAAGATGCCTGACTCTACTAGGTGACTTCAGTTAGAAACTGGCCGGCAGCGGATGGCCGATGCTTATCCGTTTAGTATCTATGAAGACGTCGTAGATGACTAGTTCAACTCCGTGGTCACGGGCATGGCGCAGTTGCCGGCCATAGGCTGGATCGATATGGTCTGCCGGTCGGAAACGTTGGGCATCCATTCTCTGGATGAGGAAGAAGATGATTCCCCGCTGCTCTTCTGCCACCTGTTTTTCCAGTTCCACCAGATGTTTTAGGCCGCGGCTGGTGACGGCATCGGGAAACATGGCCAGACCATCTTCCACTAAAGTGCAATTTTTTATCTCAACGTAGCAGCGTTTTTCCTGTTCCGGATTGCTGAGCAGGAGATCAATACGGGAATTCTGGCCGTAGGGTACTTCGCTATTGATTATCAGATAGCCGTCCAATTCGGGGATCTGGTGCTCGATAATTGCTTTTTTTACCAGTCGGTTGGGAACGATGGTGTTAACACCGACCAGTGATGACGGCATATCGATCAACTCCCAGGTGTAGGGCAGGCGGCGCTTGGGATTGTTGGCCCGGGAGAGATAAACCGGGCGCCCTGGTTCACTGCAACTGATCATACGGCCGGAATTGGGGCAGTGGGCGGTAACCAGTTGACCGTTTTCCAGCTGAACATCGGCCAGGAAACGTTTATAGCGTCTTACCAGCCTGCCTTTTATCAAGGGCGGCCATAACAGGCCGTTTTTTTCCTCAGCTGCCATGGAAAGGAAAAAAGCAATAAAACAATGAAGCAAGGGCAAAGAGGCCCCACATGCCCGGGTGTACCTCCCGGACCCTGCCGGTCAGCAGCTTCAATAGTGGATAGACCATAAATCCGGCGGTGATGCCGATGCCGAGATTGTAGGTAAAGCACATCAGGACGATGGTGATGAAACTGGGCAGCCATTCGGTATAATCATGGAAGTCTATATGCTCTATGGCGCTGATCATCAATGAGCCGACCACTATCAGGGTTGGTCCGTAGGCATAGGCAGGGATGGAGGTGATGAAGGGGGCGCAGAACAGCCCGGTGAGGAAAAGCAGGGCAGCAGTTACCGCTGTCAGTCCGGTGCGTCCTCCCGCTTCAATGCCGGCAGCGGATTCGATGAAGGTGCCGGTAGTGGTGGTGCCCAACAGGGCGGCGGCAACCGTTGCCAGGGCGTCAGCCAGCATGGGTTTCTCGATTTCCGGCAGGTTGCCATGCTCGTCCAGCATGCCGGCCCGGGCCGAGAGACCAATAAGAGTCCCCATGGTATCAACAAAATCCATGATGAAGACGGTCAAAATGACCGAAAAAAACCCCCAGGTACATGCCCCGGCAATATCGAGGTGGAGAAAAATCGGCCCGAGTGACGGTGGCGGGCTGAAAAAAGTTTTCGGCAGCGGCGTAATCCCGGTCAAGTAGCCAAGGAAAGTGATGACCGTCATGCCGAGCAGAATGCCACCGGGAACTTTACGGATTGTCAGGGTGCTGATCAGCAGAAAGCCGCCGATTGCCAGCAGCGAGGTGGATGAGGTGAACGTTCCTGCGGTCAACGGGGCACCGGGAACACCGACTGTTACCAGGCCGGTGGTGACCAGGCCGATCAGGGTGAGAAAGAAGCCGATGCCGACGGCAAAGGCATATTTCAGCGAGGCGGGGATCGCCTGAACAAACCAGGAGCGGATTTTCAACAGGGTCAGCAGGACAAATAATACCCCGCCGATGAAAATG from Candidatus Anaeroferrophillus wilburensis harbors:
- a CDS encoding glycosyltransferase yields the protein MRSSAAEENPLVSVIIPTFNRSSQVVEAVQSVLEQTYRPLEIIVVDDGSTDGTREHVAAYSDRCTLLSSKENRGVSAARNRGIRKSCGQFVALLDSDDLWLPDKLAHQIAFFRRHPQALICQTEEIWMRRGVRVNPRKIHRKYSGHIFSRCLPLCIVSPSAVMIKRELFDLVGLFDEQLPACEDYDLWLRIAAQHPIFLVRQPLIVKRGGHEDQLSRTVLFLDRYRIQSLCKLLQGARLTPEQWWQAAGELQKKAAVYCGGCRKRGKTDEADRVDMLVNAALKMPDSTR
- the sfsA gene encoding DNA/RNA nuclease SfsA; the encoded protein is MAAEEKNGLLWPPLIKGRLVRRYKRFLADVQLENGQLVTAHCPNSGRMISCSEPGRPVYLSRANNPKRRLPYTWELIDMPSSLVGVNTIVPNRLVKKAIIEHQIPELDGYLIINSEVPYGQNSRIDLLLSNPEQEKRCYVEIKNCTLVEDGLAMFPDAVTSRGLKHLVELEKQVAEEQRGIIFFLIQRMDAQRFRPADHIDPAYGRQLRHARDHGVELVIYDVFIDTKRISIGHPLPASF
- a CDS encoding NCS2 family permease, translated to MKKWLDNYFIITGNHSTIKRELYSGLTTFITVAYIIVVNPAILEVAGIPRGPSMVATILSAAVGTLLMGLYAKRPFVIAPYMGENAFIAYTVVKVLGYSWQTALGAIFIGGVLFVLLTLLKIRSWFVQAIPASLKYAFAVGIGFFLTLIGLVTTGLVTVGVPGAPLTAGTFTSSTSLLAIGGFLLISTLTIRKVPGGILLGMTVITFLGYLTGITPLPKTFFSPPPSLGPIFLHLDIAGACTWGFFSVILTVFIMDFVDTMGTLIGLSARAGMLDEHGNLPEIEKPMLADALATVAAALLGTTTTGTFIESAAGIEAGGRTGLTAVTAALLFLTGLFCAPFITSIPAYAYGPTLIVVGSLMISAIEHIDFHDYTEWLPSFITIVLMCFTYNLGIGITAGFMVYPLLKLLTGRVREVHPGMWGLFALASLFYCFFPFHGS